Proteins from one Clostridium cellulovorans 743B genomic window:
- the asnB gene encoding asparagine synthase (glutamine-hydrolyzing) encodes MCGLVAMYKESAIEEKDIEMTKVMCEVMTHRGPNDKGLYSDESVILGFRRLSIIDLANGHQPYSFNDDKYHIVFNGEVYNYREIREELKGLGYTFTTDTEVEVMLSAYKEFGKEAIKKFRGMFSFIIWDKETETMYAVRDPFGIKPLYYMYDNESLIISSEEKAFFYTDKDVFKVNEEGLQHYLTFQYVPEPMSILKDIQIIRPGHMLIKEKGQAPRFERYYKVEFKPEPANETKKIEEIREALEDSVNIHMRSDVPVGSFLSGGIDSTIIVALARKLNPALKTFTVGFEVEGYSEMDLAAEIASELGVENIRRVVSAQEYMDTLPKILWHLDGPVADPSAIPIYFISEEASKHVTVVLSGEGSDEMFGGYTIYRESESLKMFDSMPQGLKKALLSASQIMPEGVRGKSFLERGCTPVEDRYFGNANIFREEEKKIYLPKYDPSKISTKITKEFYDELKGADGVVKMQYIDINTWLRGDILVKSDRMTMAHSLELRVPFLDKRVMEVCSRLDRYEKIGNNTTKSLLREAFASEIPSAVKTRRKLGYPVPIRVWLKNEMYQWAKDIFARSEAKHLINTNEAIKLLDAHRTGEKDYSRKIWTLLCFALWYEEANKRNLHIEEAACAK; translated from the coding sequence ATGTGTGGTCTAGTTGCAATGTATAAAGAATCTGCTATAGAAGAAAAAGATATAGAGATGACAAAAGTTATGTGTGAGGTTATGACCCATAGAGGACCAAATGATAAAGGCCTTTATAGTGATGAAAGTGTAATTTTAGGATTTAGGCGTTTAAGTATAATTGATCTTGCTAATGGACATCAACCTTATTCTTTTAATGATGATAAATATCATATTGTATTCAATGGTGAGGTTTACAATTATAGAGAAATTAGAGAAGAACTTAAAGGATTAGGTTATACTTTTACTACAGACACGGAAGTAGAAGTAATGCTTAGTGCTTATAAGGAATTTGGTAAGGAAGCAATCAAGAAATTCAGAGGAATGTTCTCATTTATTATCTGGGATAAAGAAACTGAAACCATGTATGCCGTAAGAGATCCATTTGGCATAAAACCACTGTACTATATGTATGATAATGAATCTTTAATAATCTCATCAGAGGAAAAGGCGTTTTTCTATACTGATAAGGACGTATTTAAAGTTAATGAAGAAGGTTTACAACATTACTTAACTTTTCAATATGTTCCAGAACCGATGAGTATATTAAAGGATATACAGATAATTAGACCAGGGCATATGCTTATAAAGGAAAAAGGACAGGCTCCGAGATTTGAGAGATATTATAAAGTGGAGTTTAAGCCTGAACCTGCTAACGAAACTAAGAAGATAGAAGAAATTAGAGAGGCTCTTGAAGACTCAGTTAACATACACATGAGAAGTGATGTGCCTGTAGGCTCTTTCCTATCAGGTGGAATTGACTCTACAATTATAGTTGCATTAGCAAGAAAATTGAATCCCGCATTAAAAACTTTTACTGTAGGATTTGAGGTTGAAGGTTATAGCGAAATGGATTTAGCCGCTGAAATTGCTAGTGAACTTGGAGTAGAAAACATTAGAAGAGTCGTGTCAGCACAAGAATACATGGACACATTGCCAAAAATATTATGGCACCTTGATGGACCAGTGGCAGACCCATCTGCGATTCCAATATATTTTATATCTGAAGAAGCTAGCAAGCATGTTACAGTTGTATTATCCGGAGAAGGTTCCGATGAAATGTTTGGAGGATATACAATATATAGAGAAAGCGAATCCTTAAAGATGTTTGATAGTATGCCACAAGGATTAAAAAAGGCTCTTTTATCAGCATCACAAATTATGCCTGAAGGTGTAAGAGGTAAGAGTTTCCTTGAGAGAGGTTGCACACCTGTAGAAGACAGGTATTTTGGGAATGCTAATATTTTCAGAGAAGAGGAAAAGAAAATATATCTTCCTAAATATGATCCATCAAAAATATCTACAAAAATTACAAAGGAATTCTATGATGAGTTAAAAGGTGCTGATGGCGTAGTAAAAATGCAATATATTGATATAAATACATGGCTTAGAGGTGATATCTTAGTTAAGTCAGATAGAATGACTATGGCACATTCTCTTGAACTTAGAGTACCATTCTTAGACAAGAGAGTTATGGAAGTTTGTTCAAGACTTGATAGATACGAGAAAATAGGAAATAATACAACTAAGAGCCTTTTAAGAGAAGCTTTTGCATCAGAAATTCCTAGTGCAGTAAAAACTAGAAGAAAGCTTGGATATCCCGTTCCTATAAGAGTATGGCTTAAAAATGAAATGTACCAATGGGCAAAAGATATTTTTGCAAGAAGTGAAGCAAAACATCTTATAAATACAAATGAAGCTATTAAATTGCTTGATGCTCATAGAACAGGAGAAAAAGATTATAGTAGAAAAATTTGGACTCTTCTATGTTTTGCTTTATGGTATGAAGAAGCTAATAAGAGGAACTTGCATATTGAAGAAGCTGCATGTGCAAAATAA
- a CDS encoding SDR family oxidoreductase, whose translation MKENIIDIVDSFPKEFQGEQQNHQPGFEGEMKKKPVYKSPMYTVKTGKLKDRIAVISGGDSGIGRAVAVAFAKEGADIAIVYLNENADAEETKKEVEAEGRRCILIAGDIKNENFAKEVAEKTIKEFGKINILVNNAAIQFEAQALEDITSEQFDNTMKTNIYGHFFMTKAILPHLTKGDSIINTTSIVAYNGHETLIDYSMTKGAMTTFTRSLAKSLISKKIRVNAVAPGPIWTPLIVSSFKEETISKFGADNAMGRAGQPVEVAGAYVFLASDDASYMTGQTIHVDGGEFVGS comes from the coding sequence ATGAAAGAAAATATAATCGACATAGTAGATAGTTTTCCAAAGGAATTTCAAGGTGAACAGCAAAATCATCAACCAGGGTTTGAAGGTGAAATGAAAAAGAAACCTGTATATAAGTCACCTATGTATACAGTAAAGACAGGTAAGCTTAAGGATAGAATTGCTGTTATATCTGGAGGAGATAGCGGAATTGGACGCGCTGTGGCAGTTGCTTTTGCAAAAGAAGGCGCAGATATTGCAATTGTATATTTAAATGAAAATGCAGATGCTGAAGAAACAAAAAAAGAAGTCGAAGCAGAAGGTAGAAGATGCATTTTGATTGCAGGAGATATTAAGAATGAAAACTTTGCAAAGGAAGTAGCTGAAAAAACTATTAAGGAATTTGGCAAAATAAATATTCTAGTTAATAATGCTGCTATTCAGTTTGAAGCTCAAGCTTTGGAGGATATAACTAGTGAGCAGTTTGACAATACAATGAAGACAAATATTTATGGTCATTTCTTTATGACTAAAGCAATACTTCCACACCTTACAAAAGGAGATAGCATTATAAACACTACATCAATAGTGGCATATAATGGACATGAAACATTAATAGATTATTCCATGACTAAAGGAGCTATGACTACATTTACTAGATCATTAGCAAAATCTTTAATCAGTAAGAAAATAAGAGTTAATGCAGTGGCTCCAGGACCAATATGGACACCTCTTATAGTTTCCTCTTTTAAAGAGGAAACTATAAGTAAGTTTGGAGCAGATAATGCAATGGGAAGAGCAGGTCAGCCTGTTGAAGTAGCTGGTGCCTATGTTTTTCTTGCTTCAGATGATGCTTCTTATATGACAGGCCAAACTATTCATGTTGATGGTGGTGAATTTGTAGGTTCTTAG
- a CDS encoding pyrimidine/purine nucleoside phosphorylase has protein sequence MSEFNNVTVIKKANVYFDGKVTSRTVVFENGERKTLGIMLPGEYEFGTGDKEVMEVLGGSLNVMLPGENTFTLYKEGDAFTVPANSKFKLEVTEVADYCCSYIKE, from the coding sequence ATGAGTGAATTCAATAATGTTACAGTGATTAAAAAGGCAAATGTTTATTTTGATGGTAAGGTAACAAGCAGAACTGTTGTGTTTGAAAATGGGGAAAGAAAAACTTTAGGAATAATGCTTCCAGGTGAATATGAATTTGGAACTGGTGATAAAGAAGTTATGGAAGTTTTAGGAGGCAGCTTAAATGTTATGCTTCCAGGAGAAAATACTTTTACATTATATAAAGAAGGCGATGCTTTTACAGTGCCGGCTAACTCAAAATTCAAGTTAGAAGTTACAGAAGTTGCAGATTACTGCTGTTCATACATAAAAGAGTAA
- a CDS encoding DUF4234 domain-containing protein, whose product MIKERNIAVSIILSIVTCGIYYFYWIAALSNESSIYLGEEPSGGLEVLFTLLTCNIYGIYWGYKMGQKLYDVQARTSNTPSDDSMLYLLLNLFQFPIVSLAIMQSKLNAVASRNPQF is encoded by the coding sequence ATGATCAAAGAAAGAAATATAGCAGTCTCAATTATCCTTTCAATTGTAACCTGCGGAATTTACTACTTTTATTGGATAGCAGCTCTAAGCAATGAATCTTCTATCTATTTAGGTGAAGAACCTTCAGGTGGATTAGAAGTTTTATTCACCTTGCTTACTTGTAATATTTATGGGATTTATTGGGGCTATAAGATGGGACAAAAGTTATATGATGTTCAAGCAAGGACTTCTAACACACCATCTGACGATTCTATGTTATACCTACTATTGAACTTATTTCAATTCCCAATAGTATCACTAGCAATAATGCAATCTAAATTAAATGCCGTAGCATCAAGAAATCCTCAATTTTAA
- a CDS encoding DUF4234 domain-containing protein yields the protein MFKERNIAVAIILTIITFGIYGLYWMAALSNESSRYLSKESSGGLEVLFTLITCGIYGIYWNYKMGKKLYGVQAKTSTSPSDDSILYLLLSIFGLSIISLAIMQSKVNDLGSSNSQF from the coding sequence ATGTTCAAAGAAAGAAACATAGCAGTCGCAATTATCCTCACAATTATAACTTTTGGTATTTACGGATTGTATTGGATGGCAGCTTTAAGTAACGAGTCTTCTCGATATTTAAGTAAAGAATCTTCGGGTGGTCTTGAAGTCTTATTCACATTAATTACTTGTGGCATTTATGGTATCTATTGGAATTATAAAATGGGAAAGAAGTTATATGGTGTTCAAGCAAAAACTTCTACTTCCCCATCAGATGACTCTATCTTATATTTACTTTTAAGTATATTTGGTCTTTCCATAATATCACTAGCTATAATGCAATCTAAAGTTAATGACTTAGGATCAAGTAACTCTCAATTCTAA
- a CDS encoding YdcF family protein, whose product MDLKKLIVLIIFFIFGGLSISYYIGLISYTPNMSFSRFWLILGIVLIVMGFFYLKFDTKLLSYIPKKFLIIFTSFLIIGFSFFLVTEAFIYKTGSEKDNTPTDYVVVLGAGLIGDRISTSLQLRLDAALEFHSIHPEIPIIVSGGQGPDELLSEARAMKDYLIEKGIDPNLITMEDKSTSTYENFMFSKELISNKCSKTPIKVTVITNNFHQFRANMIAKAQGFEVHGYPGSCHPYSSLNFHVREFPGVIKSFIFDR is encoded by the coding sequence TTGGATTTAAAAAAACTTATAGTTTTAATTATTTTCTTCATATTTGGAGGGCTAAGTATTTCTTATTACATAGGCTTAATATCATATACACCCAATATGTCATTTTCACGCTTTTGGTTAATTCTAGGTATTGTCCTAATTGTCATGGGATTCTTTTATTTAAAGTTTGATACAAAATTATTAAGCTATATTCCAAAAAAGTTTCTCATCATATTCACAAGCTTTCTGATTATTGGCTTCTCTTTCTTCCTTGTTACAGAAGCTTTCATTTATAAAACTGGAAGTGAGAAAGATAACACACCTACTGATTATGTTGTTGTTTTAGGTGCTGGTCTTATAGGCGATAGAATTTCTACCTCTTTACAATTAAGACTTGATGCGGCTCTAGAATTCCATTCTATTCATCCAGAAATCCCTATTATAGTATCAGGTGGACAAGGACCTGATGAACTTCTTAGTGAAGCAAGAGCTATGAAGGACTATTTAATAGAAAAAGGTATAGATCCAAACCTTATAACGATGGAAGATAAATCTACTAGTACTTATGAAAATTTTATGTTCTCAAAAGAATTAATTAGCAATAAATGTAGTAAAACCCCTATAAAAGTTACAGTTATCACAAATAACTTTCATCAATTTAGGGCTAATATGATAGCAAAAGCGCAAGGCTTTGAGGTACATGGCTACCCTGGTTCTTGTCATCCATATTCTTCACTGAACTTTCATGTAAGAGAGTTCCCTGGAGTTATAAAAAGCTTCATCTTTGATAGATGA
- a CDS encoding NmrA family NAD(P)-binding protein: MYDTILVTGATSNIGSEVLRLLSMDEVEVRGATDDLREARKVLPKGIELVRFDFKEKDTYEKALEGVKKVLIIAPPEDIDVKEHVFPFIDKAKQMGVLQIIFISILGIDKNPLAQHRRIEKYLKEIEVPYTIIRPSYFMQKLNTMYRHEIKVQGKIMIPAGKAKINFIDVRDVAAFTARVICEENEHFNMIYKVTGKEAITYHEAAEIFSNTAGKNVEYVNPKIKEFKQLMVKKGLEGEKLKRITRLCITSRLGIGRKVTNDFKKVMGTDPKSFEHYINDYKNMWK; encoded by the coding sequence ATGTATGATACAATTTTAGTTACTGGAGCAACTAGTAATATAGGTTCTGAGGTCTTAAGGCTACTTTCAATGGATGAAGTAGAAGTAAGAGGTGCTACAGATGATTTAAGAGAAGCGAGAAAAGTCTTGCCAAAAGGAATTGAATTAGTACGTTTTGACTTCAAGGAAAAGGACACTTATGAGAAAGCTCTTGAAGGAGTAAAAAAAGTTCTTATTATAGCACCACCAGAAGATATAGATGTAAAAGAACATGTATTTCCTTTTATAGATAAAGCAAAGCAAATGGGAGTTTTGCAAATTATATTCATATCTATATTAGGTATAGACAAGAATCCTTTAGCTCAACATAGAAGAATAGAGAAATACCTTAAGGAAATAGAAGTGCCATATACAATCATAAGACCAAGCTATTTTATGCAAAAGCTTAATACAATGTACAGACATGAAATAAAGGTTCAAGGCAAAATAATGATACCAGCTGGAAAAGCAAAGATTAATTTCATCGACGTAAGAGATGTAGCTGCTTTCACAGCTAGGGTGATTTGTGAAGAGAATGAACATTTCAATATGATATATAAAGTAACAGGAAAAGAAGCTATAACATATCACGAAGCTGCAGAGATATTTTCAAATACAGCAGGAAAAAATGTTGAATATGTAAACCCTAAGATAAAAGAGTTTAAACAGTTGATGGTTAAAAAAGGTCTTGAAGGAGAAAAACTAAAACGAATAACTAGATTATGTATAACTTCAAGATTAGGAATAGGAAGAAAAGTAACTAACGATTTTAAGAAGGTTATGGGAACAGATCCAAAGTCTTTCGAACATTATATAAATGATTATAAGAATATGTGGAAGTAA
- a CDS encoding HD domain-containing protein translates to MSLIFTNYILDNVHGYIGLTKAEAEIEKLPIFKRLQYVKQLGLAHWIFPGSEHTRYIHSLGVMYIIDEMAKKLNFSDEDRQLVRLSAMLHDIGHYPLSHVGEKAYKEALVGDNQLDALKFKSLGKIQALTASNPVNDALNILSPDPLHHENVGISILKNSSAIISIINKYCSYIDMDDLYTIVSGDYSATEKKPQLSPMIQLLHSEFDADKIDYLLRDATFSGANYGRFELGTLIKNLRMKKHSVYGIDIVGVKEKGIGAADQFLINRHFSYREIIYNKKVNVIAIMAQTVMNYIIYSNDIVGFPNKETFLNNMQNHEKNSKFLGFTDQYFINFLYHIDTKNPKLPYAISKMISNLKTFSSLKLASTPISLSGFDSLELQNKLKQTDLYKRISNKDYCHENKVAIVNEISITPNVPIEKFKASYEKEKFKLPIEHYLSERLQNGLAIIEDDVDPYLLVDSPYSLVKDLSNNKIVNLREYIL, encoded by the coding sequence ATGTCTTTAATTTTTACTAACTATATATTGGATAATGTTCATGGTTACATTGGACTTACAAAAGCTGAAGCTGAAATCGAAAAACTTCCTATTTTCAAAAGACTTCAATATGTTAAACAACTGGGACTTGCCCACTGGATTTTCCCTGGTTCTGAGCATACTAGATATATACACTCCCTTGGGGTTATGTATATAATCGATGAGATGGCAAAAAAGCTTAATTTTTCTGATGAAGATAGGCAGCTAGTAAGATTATCTGCAATGTTACACGATATTGGGCACTATCCTTTATCACATGTAGGTGAAAAAGCCTATAAAGAAGCTTTAGTAGGTGATAATCAATTAGATGCTCTAAAGTTTAAATCCCTAGGAAAAATTCAGGCTCTAACTGCTTCTAATCCAGTTAATGATGCTCTTAATATACTAAGTCCCGATCCTCTACACCACGAAAATGTAGGTATTAGTATCTTAAAGAATAGCTCTGCTATAATTTCTATAATAAATAAGTATTGTTCTTATATCGATATGGATGATTTATATACAATAGTCTCTGGAGATTACAGCGCGACCGAAAAGAAACCGCAACTTTCGCCAATGATCCAATTATTACATTCGGAATTTGATGCAGATAAAATAGACTATCTTTTGAGAGATGCGACCTTCTCAGGTGCTAATTATGGACGCTTTGAACTAGGAACTTTGATTAAAAACCTTAGAATGAAAAAGCATTCAGTCTACGGTATAGACATAGTAGGTGTTAAAGAGAAGGGCATAGGTGCTGCAGATCAATTTTTAATTAATAGACATTTCTCATATCGAGAGATTATTTATAATAAAAAAGTAAACGTAATTGCTATAATGGCGCAAACTGTTATGAACTATATAATCTATAGTAATGACATAGTAGGCTTTCCCAACAAAGAGACATTCTTAAATAATATGCAAAACCACGAGAAAAATTCAAAATTTTTAGGTTTCACGGATCAATACTTTATCAATTTTCTATATCATATAGATACAAAAAACCCAAAACTCCCTTACGCTATAAGCAAAATGATTAGTAACTTAAAAACCTTCAGTAGCCTAAAGTTAGCAAGTACACCTATATCATTATCTGGTTTTGATAGCTTAGAGCTACAAAATAAACTTAAACAGACAGATCTTTATAAACGTATATCTAACAAGGATTATTGTCATGAAAACAAAGTTGCTATAGTCAATGAAATATCTATTACTCCTAATGTTCCAATTGAAAAATTTAAAGCTTCTTACGAAAAAGAAAAATTTAAATTACCAATTGAACATTACTTAAGTGAAAGACTACAAAACGGTCTTGCAATAATAGAAGATGATGTAGATCCTTATTTACTTGTAGATTCTCCTTATTCTCTTGTTAAAGATCTTAGCAATAACAAAATCGTAAACCTTAGAGAATATATTTTATAG
- a CDS encoding sugar transferase codes for MEKYIAEFEDDDNLIVVDANELQQRKSIDVQMPRYYFAIKKFMDIAVSLVATILLLPLIIAISIAIKIESRGPVFFSQERVGKNGKVFKMYKFRSMVVNAEKLLDKLADKNEMSGPMFKMKEDPRVTKVGKFIRKTSLDELPQLFNILKGEMSLVGPRPNLPREVAKFNYRQRDKLLVRPGLTCYWQVMGRSSIGFEEWIELDLKYIRERSLLLDLKLILKTFLVLFGDKNAY; via the coding sequence ATGGAGAAATATATTGCTGAATTTGAGGATGACGATAATCTAATTGTAGTTGATGCAAATGAATTACAACAGAGAAAAAGTATTGATGTGCAGATGCCTAGATATTATTTTGCTATTAAGAAATTTATGGACATAGCTGTTTCTCTAGTAGCTACTATATTGCTTTTACCACTTATAATAGCAATTTCAATAGCTATAAAAATAGAATCAAGAGGTCCTGTATTTTTTTCTCAAGAGAGAGTTGGGAAAAACGGGAAAGTGTTCAAAATGTATAAATTTAGATCAATGGTAGTAAATGCTGAAAAATTATTAGACAAGCTTGCTGATAAAAATGAAATGTCTGGACCTATGTTTAAAATGAAGGAAGATCCTAGAGTAACAAAGGTTGGTAAATTTATCAGAAAGACAAGCCTTGACGAGTTACCGCAATTATTTAATATTTTGAAAGGTGAGATGTCATTAGTTGGACCAAGACCTAATTTACCAAGGGAAGTTGCAAAATTTAATTATAGACAAAGAGATAAGTTATTAGTAAGACCTGGATTAACTTGCTACTGGCAGGTTATGGGAAGAAGTAGTATAGGTTTTGAAGAGTGGATAGAGCTTGATTTAAAATATATAAGAGAAAGAAGTTTATTGCTGGATCTGAAACTTATATTAAAAACATTTTTGGTTTTGTTTGGAGATAAAAACGCATATTAA